The nucleotide sequence ATACTCGCGAATGCAGGGTGTGCGGACTACCCAGCAAAACAGACAAAGATATTTGCGACATATGCAATTCATTAATAGATTTTGGCTCCGAATTTCTAAAAAAAGACATTGTGTTTGTGTTTACAAAAGATCAAACAGACCAAAGAAGAACACTTAAGATGTTTTCATATAAAAATAAAAACTATTATTTTCAAACCTGTCCAAGAGATCAAATTACAAGAGAAGAAATTAATAATTTGCCGTCTCAAAATATTGTCAGACTATATTCCAAAAACTCTTTTGAAGTTGGTTATAACAAAGAAGTAACAATATTTATGGGCGATTATAATATAAAAGGCTATACTTTTGATGAATATGCCAATAAGAGTATAGGAATAGAAAGATTAGGCGTTCTAAGAGCAGATGTAGATGATTTGGGCAAAACATTTATAAATGGTTTTGATATTGAAATCAAAGAAAATTATTCAACTATATCTAGGGCAACCGCTTTTTCTGAAAGTTTATCAATGTTTTTCAAATATTTCATAAATCGTATATCCGACAATCACAACTACAAAAAAGTGTCTTTAACCAATACTATTCAAGACTCGCCAAGAAATATATCCATAGTTTATAGCGGTGGCGATGACTTGTTTATAGTAGGCAGCTGGAATGAAGTGCTTGAGTTTGCAATTGACTTTTACAAACTTTTCAGACAATACACATGCGAAAAATTAACTCTTTCTGCAGGTTTTGGCATATATCCAAAAAGTTACCCCTTTTCTGCAATAGCGGCTGAAACAGGCGAATTGGAAAACTATGCCAAAATGAGCGGTAAAAATTGCATTGCATTATTTGATAAAAATCCAAACAATGTCTTTAAATGGGACGAGCTGGAAGATAAGGTAATCAATGAAAAACTTCACTTCTTATTAAGTCATTATAATAATAAAATCTCAGAAAACGGTTCAAGCAATATGTCTCAAGTGTATAATCTCCTAAATTATATACGCAATATAGAATACGATAAAATCAATCTGGCAAGATTAGCTTATGCGCTTGCAAGAATTCAAAACGATATGGATACAGAACAAAAAAATGACAGAGAATTTATTGATAAAATATATGAATGGTCAAAAAATGGCATTGATTCAAAAACTGGCCTAAATAATTATCAAAACAATGATCGGAAACAACTTATTGCGGCTTTAACATTATATATTTATTTGAAAAGGGAGAAAGAAAATGAATAATAAACAAGAGAAACCCAACGGCTATAATCACTCAGATTTTAAAAGTCGCCAACAGTCAAAAGAGAAGCAATCTCAAAGTCAACTACCGCAGATCAAAAAACCAGATCCAGAGTTCTTTAGCAAGATAGAAAAGGACTTTGTAAAAGAAGCGGAGACAGTAATGCTTGATTTGTTTAAGAATTCAGATCAGGTTGTTTCTACTAACCAAATACGAAATATATTATCGCTAATTAATAATATCACTTTAAAGATTAATTTATCAGAAAATAAAATCACGCCAGAAATTAAAAACGATATTAGGTATTTGATCGTAAAAATTTATTACGCATGCGGCAAAGACGAAAATGAATCAAAAAAATCAAAACCACAAAATTCAAAGGTAAAAGAATTTGTTGATAAATCAAAAATAATAGATTTGATTTTATGCATTGATGACAATGTACAAAAATGGACTATTTTTAGCAAATATGTAGAAGCGCTTATAGCATATCACAAATACTTCGGCGGAAAAGATTAAGGGAGGAGCAATGATGAAAAAATTGATAATCACTGGCGAAATAAAAGTTAATACAGGATTACATATCGGTGGGGGAGAAAGTTTTGCTGCGATTGGAGCAGTTAACAATGTAGTCGTAAAAGATCCTATAACTATGCTCCCGATTATACCTGGAAGCAGCCTAAAAGGAAAGATCAGGTCGTTATTGGCAAAAGAAAGAGGTTCTTTTGATTTTTCTAAAGATGGCCCTTATATCATGAGATTATTTGGCGGTTCAACAAGAACCGAAAAGACCGAGAATAACGGAAATGCAGAAAATAATTCCCAAAAAGCCGAGATTAATACCCAAAACGAAGATAAAAATTCAAAGAACTCCCAGTTTTATATGTCAAGACTGCAATTCTTTGATTGCTTTATATCTAATAATCAAGAGCTTAGCAATGTAGTGACAGAAATAAAATTTGAAAACACTATTAACAGGCAAACAGGTGCAGCAAAACCAAGGCAAGTAGAAAGAGTTGTAAAAGGTTCGGTTTTCAAATTCAAATTAGTTTACAATGTTGAAAACGAACAGGAAATAGAAGAAGACTTTAATATATTGGCAGAAGGTCTAAAATTATTGCAATTAGATTATTTGGGCGGTAACGGCACAAGAGGTTATGGCAGGATAGCGTTTAATAATCTTCATGTAAAAAGCGTTGAAGAAAATGAAGAAAATGAGTTGTTAAAAAAATTAAACGCGATTTTGAAGGATACCAATAATTATGCAAATGAAAAACTATTTGATTAAATTAAAGTTTTTAACATCAGTTCATTTTGGCAATGATCAAGCAACGCCCGACAAATCTTTGTCAGCAGAAACGATTCATGCTGATACATTTTATTCTGCAATGCTGATAGAGAGCTTGAGAAATGGCGGCATTGAACAATTAGAAAAGATTAATCAGATTTTTAAAAACGGCGCGTTAATATCTGACTTGATGCCATATTATGAAGATGATTATTTTATACCCAAACCAATAATGAATATTGAAGTCAATAGCCAGGAGAATATAGACAGAAAGCTGTTCAAAAATTTGAAATATATAAATATAAAAAACCTAAAAAATTATTTAGGTATGCATCAAGAAGGCTTGACAACTTATGATCCAAAAAGTGATTTGGAAACTATAGAAAAAATAGGAAAAGCATCAATAAGAGCGCAGCTTCAGATAGAAGAACCGTTTGGGAATTATCAAAATAGATTATTGGATCCCAGACCGTTTTTTTATGGAACATATACCTTTTCACAAAATAGCGGTTTGTATTTGATTTTAAGAATACATGAAAAAGATTTTGACCAAATATTTTCTTTAATTTCAACATTAGGTTTTAGCGGAATAGGGGGCAAAACAAGCAGCGGATTAGGAAAGTATGCTGTTCAAAAATGTATTTTAATCAATGAAAACCAAGAATTAGAAATGTTTGAACAACATTTTGACCTAAAAAACTTTTCTTCTTATATGACATTAACTGTTTGCTTTCCAAAAAAAGATGAGTTAAATAGAGTTCAAAAAAACGCTAGTTATATGTTGCTAAAACGGAGCGGATTTATTCAATCAAGTACTTATTCCGATACATTGCAAAAAAAGAGAGATATGTTTGTGTTTTCTCAAGGGTCTGTTTTTGATGAGATTTTTGAAGGAGACATTTTTGATGTTTCTAATGGCGGCAATCACAAAGTGTATAGATATCTGAAGCCGTTTTTGATTGGAGTACAAAATTATGAATTACTACAAAATTAATATAACCGTGCTTACTAGTGTTTTTATAGGCTCAGGCGAAGAAATTCAAAAATACGAATATATTGATGATAAAAAAAGTGATTTTATACGCATAATTAATCAAAAAAAATTAATCGAATTGCTGGGTAAAAATTATGATCGTTATCTTGAACTGATTGCAAATTTACATGCTTATAAAAAT is from Clostridia bacterium and encodes:
- the csm3 gene encoding type III-A CRISPR-associated RAMP protein Csm3; this translates as MMKKLIITGEIKVNTGLHIGGGESFAAIGAVNNVVVKDPITMLPIIPGSSLKGKIRSLLAKERGSFDFSKDGPYIMRLFGGSTRTEKTENNGNAENNSQKAEINTQNEDKNSKNSQFYMSRLQFFDCFISNNQELSNVVTEIKFENTINRQTGAAKPRQVERVVKGSVFKFKLVYNVENEQEIEEDFNILAEGLKLLQLDYLGGNGTRGYGRIAFNNLHVKSVEENEENELLKKLNAILKDTNNYANEKLFD
- the cas10 gene encoding type III-A CRISPR-associated protein Cas10/Csm1 → MKKEIAVASLLHDVGKVVYRSGKNTNHSELGVKFLKEVNSRTKTIFDANIINAVNFHHWEHLINAKIKEDDISYIICEADNIAAGIDRKNDKDNKINSPFYRKTPLQSIFCLINEKTEPKYYSNVSDNLIQDFILPSEKNDLSSQHYGKIADKLKNELININNFYDEPGYLNTLLELIKSNLYYVPSSTRTNQICDISLFLHSKLTACIATSMYDYLSYNNRNNYKYEIFKHNYKFRNEKAFLMASVDISGIQKFIYTITTASAQKQLRARSIYIELVMENLIDEILNELGYSRCNLLYSGGGHFYLLIGNTPQIKTKFEDIIKKQNEWFIDNMGIALYVAGALTECSGKELMSKTLKDKKNYKNIFRSLSKELSIKKLKRYDFDQIEKLNDSAKEHTRECRVCGLPSKTDKDICDICNSLIDFGSEFLKKDIVFVFTKDQTDQRRTLKMFSYKNKNYYFQTCPRDQITREEINNLPSQNIVRLYSKNSFEVGYNKEVTIFMGDYNIKGYTFDEYANKSIGIERLGVLRADVDDLGKTFINGFDIEIKENYSTISRATAFSESLSMFFKYFINRISDNHNYKKVSLTNTIQDSPRNISIVYSGGDDLFIVGSWNEVLEFAIDFYKLFRQYTCEKLTLSAGFGIYPKSYPFSAIAAETGELENYAKMSGKNCIALFDKNPNNVFKWDELEDKVINEKLHFLLSHYNNKISENGSSNMSQVYNLLNYIRNIEYDKINLARLAYALARIQNDMDTEQKNDREFIDKIYEWSKNGIDSKTGLNNYQNNDRKQLIAALTLYIYLKREKENE
- the csm4 gene encoding type III-A CRISPR-associated RAMP protein Csm4; this encodes MKNYLIKLKFLTSVHFGNDQATPDKSLSAETIHADTFYSAMLIESLRNGGIEQLEKINQIFKNGALISDLMPYYEDDYFIPKPIMNIEVNSQENIDRKLFKNLKYINIKNLKNYLGMHQEGLTTYDPKSDLETIEKIGKASIRAQLQIEEPFGNYQNRLLDPRPFFYGTYTFSQNSGLYLILRIHEKDFDQIFSLISTLGFSGIGGKTSSGLGKYAVQKCILINENQELEMFEQHFDLKNFSSYMTLTVCFPKKDELNRVQKNASYMLLKRSGFIQSSTYSDTLQKKRDMFVFSQGSVFDEIFEGDIFDVSNGGNHKVYRYLKPFLIGVQNYELLQN
- the csm2 gene encoding type III-A CRISPR-associated protein Csm2, with protein sequence MNNKQEKPNGYNHSDFKSRQQSKEKQSQSQLPQIKKPDPEFFSKIEKDFVKEAETVMLDLFKNSDQVVSTNQIRNILSLINNITLKINLSENKITPEIKNDIRYLIVKIYYACGKDENESKKSKPQNSKVKEFVDKSKIIDLILCIDDNVQKWTIFSKYVEALIAYHKYFGGKD